AAACAACCTTATTTCTATCAAGGAACGCAATGGAAGTGGGGCTTCAATCCTAGCGCAGAAATCTGGAACGGACGCCTTGCAATGATCGGATTTCTAGCAGCAACTTTGATAGAACTCATGACTGGTCATGGCTACCTGCGATTCTTAGGGTTTCTGACCGGAACTGATATTGCTCCTTAAGAATACTTGTTGAATAAGTGAAGGCGATCGCAGCGACAAAAG
This window of the Desertifilum tharense IPPAS B-1220 genome carries:
- a CDS encoding chlorophyll a/b-binding protein; translated protein: MREEVKQPYFYQGTQWKWGFNPSAEIWNGRLAMIGFLAATLIELMTGHGYLRFLGFLTGTDIAP